The following proteins are co-located in the Verrucomicrobiota bacterium genome:
- the scpB gene encoding SMC-Scp complex subunit ScpB: MELKAILESILFSAEKPISSRQLRELFSAAAEQSDDETARAYRKVREEDLATALEELEKDYAQANRSFQLACVAGAWQFVSRPEFAPWLKALVGERNRHPRLSQPALETLAIIAYRQPLTRAEIEQIRGVSVDGVMQTLLERGLVEQVGRAEIVGRPMTYGTTGQFLEYFGLRSLEELPAADELRRIPVQKPEGLLTAEPGLATVPPEQLTLDSSNGAAAMAETQKSAGAEDEAPKQ; encoded by the coding sequence ATGGAACTCAAAGCCATTCTTGAATCGATTCTTTTCTCCGCCGAGAAGCCGATCAGCTCGCGCCAGTTGCGCGAACTGTTTTCCGCCGCCGCCGAACAATCGGACGATGAAACCGCCCGCGCCTACCGAAAAGTGCGGGAGGAAGACCTCGCCACGGCGTTGGAAGAATTGGAGAAAGATTACGCGCAGGCCAACCGGAGTTTTCAACTCGCGTGCGTGGCCGGCGCGTGGCAATTCGTCAGCCGGCCCGAATTCGCCCCCTGGCTGAAGGCGCTGGTCGGCGAGCGGAACCGCCACCCGCGCCTCTCCCAGCCTGCCCTGGAGACGCTCGCCATCATCGCGTATCGCCAGCCTTTGACGCGCGCGGAGATCGAACAAATTCGCGGCGTCTCGGTCGATGGCGTGATGCAGACGCTTTTGGAGCGGGGATTGGTCGAACAGGTCGGCCGCGCCGAGATTGTGGGGCGTCCCATGACCTACGGAACGACCGGCCAGTTCCTCGAATACTTCGGATTGCGCAGCCTGGAGGAATTGCCGGCCGCCGACGAACTGCGGCGCATTCCCGTGCAAAAGCCGGAGGGCTTGCTCACGGCCGAACCCGGCCTCGCGACCGTGCCGCCGGAACAACTGACGCTCGATTCGTCGAACGGCGCCGCCGCCATGGCGGAAACGCAGAAATCCGCGGGCGCCGAGGATGAGGCGCCCAAACAGTGA
- a CDS encoding chromosome segregation protein ScpA — protein sequence MTEHKVQLEVFEGPLDLLLYLVKKEEVDIYEVNLTKIATQFLEYVEVMRQLDLEIAGEFLVMAATLMYIKSRELLPADQQAQVEEEDETEDPRWELIRQLVEYKKFKDAAGGLQEREAVQENVFPRVPGKLEFEPERPAPKPEVSVFDLINAVSAILKRFAQREESRDVFEDRWTVSEKIEELMQLVRAQTHVRFFDLFARTTSRTEVVVTFLALLELIRLRMLAASQSEAFGEIQISLAAAPDLPAVPASEFPVSGNGSPVATQKP from the coding sequence ATGACTGAACACAAAGTCCAACTTGAGGTCTTCGAAGGCCCGCTCGATTTGCTCCTCTACCTGGTCAAAAAGGAAGAAGTCGATATTTACGAGGTCAACCTCACCAAGATCGCGACGCAGTTCCTGGAATACGTGGAAGTGATGCGCCAGCTCGATCTGGAAATTGCCGGCGAATTCCTGGTCATGGCGGCCACCCTGATGTACATCAAGAGCCGCGAATTGCTGCCCGCCGATCAGCAAGCTCAGGTCGAGGAGGAAGACGAAACCGAAGATCCGCGGTGGGAACTCATCCGCCAGTTGGTCGAATATAAGAAATTCAAAGACGCCGCCGGCGGACTGCAAGAACGCGAAGCAGTCCAGGAAAATGTTTTCCCGCGCGTTCCGGGCAAGCTCGAATTCGAGCCGGAACGCCCCGCGCCCAAGCCCGAAGTGTCCGTGTTCGATTTGATCAACGCCGTCAGCGCGATTCTCAAGCGCTTTGCCCAGCGCGAAGAAAGCCGCGATGTCTTTGAGGACCGCTGGACCGTCAGCGAAAAGATCGAGGAACTCATGCAACTCGTGCGAGCGCAGACCCACGTGCGATTCTTTGATCTGTTCGCCCGAACCACGAGCCGGACGGAGGTGGTCGTCACGTTTTTGGCGTTGCTGGAGCTGATCCGGTTGAGAATGCTGGCCGCCTCGCAGAGCGAGGCCTTCGGCGAGATTCAAATCAGTCTGGCCGCAGCCCCGGATCTGCCTGCGGTTCCCGCGTCCGAATTTCCCGTGAGCGGAAATGGCAGCCCCGTTGCAACGCAGAAGCCGTAA